A single genomic interval of Sphingomonas faeni harbors:
- a CDS encoding 2OG-Fe(II) oxygenase encodes MQRLFDINPSIDVTTASTVFARDHRVQIRDFLTDHTARVVRRVLQHETPWGTAWQAGTNGPSSMRQQELRAMPADRRTALAAAVNTAAASRDYAFRFAHYPMVHAYIEKWNARGLHDLLVEHLNDAPFLNLARAVTGIPELIKADAQATFFSAGDFLALHDDSHAAEGRRVAYVLNVADDDWHTDWGGYLNFLDDDGDVVAGWRPRFNALNLFRVPQRHQVSYVPPFARASRFAVTGWLRDR; translated from the coding sequence ATGCAGCGTCTGTTCGACATCAATCCGTCGATAGATGTGACCACGGCGTCGACCGTCTTCGCGCGTGATCATCGCGTACAGATACGCGATTTCCTGACCGACCACACGGCACGGGTCGTTCGTCGCGTTCTCCAGCACGAAACGCCTTGGGGAACGGCATGGCAGGCCGGCACCAACGGTCCTTCTTCGATGCGTCAGCAAGAACTGCGTGCGATGCCGGCGGATCGCCGAACCGCGCTCGCAGCGGCCGTGAACACCGCGGCCGCATCACGGGATTATGCATTTCGTTTCGCGCATTATCCCATGGTCCATGCCTACATCGAAAAGTGGAATGCCAGGGGTCTCCACGATCTGCTTGTCGAACACCTGAATGACGCGCCGTTCTTGAACCTCGCACGGGCCGTGACCGGCATACCGGAACTCATCAAAGCTGATGCACAAGCCACGTTCTTCAGTGCCGGCGACTTTCTCGCTCTTCACGACGACAGTCATGCGGCGGAGGGACGCCGCGTAGCGTATGTCCTGAACGTCGCTGATGACGACTGGCACACCGACTGGGGCGGATATCTCAACTTTCTCGACGATGATGGCGATGTCGTCGCCGGATGGCGTCCGCGGTTCAACGCGTTGAACTTGTTCCGCGTACCTCAGAGGCATCAGGTCAGTTACGTCCCGCCGTTTGCGCGCGCGTCGCGGTTTGCCGTTACGGGGTGGCTTCGCGACAGATGA
- a CDS encoding TonB-dependent receptor domain-containing protein — protein MNFRSRLLATTLAASAAAVVAPAYAQTGPGSDSGTGTPTNNIDQSATGEPAEGDTVVVTGSRIKRRDLETAAPVAVVGQEEFKLSGTVNVEQVINTLPQVIPGSTSFSNNPGGGVSTLNLRGLGENRTLVLVNGRRWMFYDSSQITDLNTIPAFLLEGVDVVTGGASAVYGSDALAGVVNFRLRTDLTGVEAGGQYNLTERGDGRRYEGYLAIGTALNDNRGHATVYGEYYRREPIFQGARSYTREALGENGDSSALVPGGSSTTPDGRFTSTFAPSACPTGNVYCGGGAYFTAPGVSRPRVGTDLYNFAPANLLQVPQERYLIGGYADYDMGGGNTAYLEASFVNNRVANELAATPVTGTFQVNIASVSPFLNAANIAALRQLDSVVAAGNTVGDGVVPLSVSRRVVETGSRNSLDERNAFRMLVGVKGGIIEGFNYDAYYSYARTRNSNVQSGNISRSAFQAGLNGTASPINIFGPNTLTPAMVDQITILAQNGDTSVLQVANASVTGSLFNFGFGGDDVSIAAGGEYRKMTSEFIPDTALSSGDVIGFNAGDPTAGSYNVKELFGEILVPIAARTAGIYNLEINGAGRYSDYSLSNVGGVWTYAGGITYSPIRDISFRGQYQHAVRAPNVAELFAGGAVNFPGAVDPCATAAAASNGTTNALCVATGVPAALVGTPGVQLNTQIQNRTGGNPNLQEETSDSYTAGIVLRPSFLPGLSMTADYFNIKVENTVSTLGGGLANSLDLCYNVVQDINSPYCQAFVGTRNALGQFDASNPPLIGNANVSTLKVEGVDVQVDYQTRFPLSLTGNGDSKLSFFFLGTYTRKNDLTPVAELPDTVNECAGRFGVLACGNPTPKYKWTSRVSWMDGGLTTSVRWRHLSAVRDDDDSTDYFVERIPAYNLIDLSFSFDITDQYNLSMGVNNLFDKNPRILGFNQQQANTYPSTYDVLGRDFFVSTRFKF, from the coding sequence ATGAACTTTCGTTCGCGTCTACTCGCAACGACGTTGGCGGCCAGTGCGGCAGCCGTCGTGGCTCCTGCCTATGCACAGACCGGTCCGGGATCGGATTCGGGCACGGGAACGCCGACAAACAACATCGATCAGAGCGCGACCGGCGAACCCGCCGAAGGCGACACTGTCGTCGTCACCGGGTCGCGCATTAAGCGTCGTGATCTGGAGACCGCCGCTCCCGTCGCCGTTGTCGGTCAGGAAGAGTTCAAGCTTTCTGGCACCGTCAACGTCGAGCAGGTGATAAACACGCTGCCGCAGGTCATTCCCGGCAGCACGTCATTCTCGAACAATCCAGGTGGCGGGGTCTCGACACTCAACCTGCGCGGTCTTGGTGAGAACCGTACGCTGGTACTGGTGAACGGCCGTCGCTGGATGTTCTACGATTCATCGCAGATCACCGACCTCAACACCATTCCGGCTTTCCTGCTCGAGGGTGTCGATGTCGTAACCGGCGGCGCGTCGGCCGTGTACGGTTCCGACGCTCTAGCCGGCGTCGTCAACTTCCGCCTGCGGACCGATCTGACCGGTGTCGAGGCCGGTGGTCAGTACAATCTGACCGAGCGCGGCGACGGTCGTCGTTACGAGGGCTATTTGGCGATCGGCACTGCGCTGAATGACAACCGCGGCCATGCGACCGTCTACGGCGAATATTACCGTCGTGAACCCATCTTCCAAGGAGCACGCAGCTATACTCGGGAAGCACTGGGCGAGAACGGCGATTCCTCGGCGCTCGTCCCCGGTGGCTCTTCGACGACGCCCGACGGCCGGTTCACCTCGACTTTCGCGCCTTCAGCCTGCCCGACCGGCAACGTGTATTGCGGCGGCGGGGCCTATTTCACTGCGCCAGGCGTCAGCCGACCGCGGGTCGGAACGGACCTTTACAACTTCGCGCCGGCAAACCTTCTTCAGGTTCCGCAGGAGCGCTACCTGATAGGGGGCTACGCCGATTACGACATGGGCGGCGGCAATACAGCGTACCTGGAGGCATCGTTCGTCAACAACCGCGTCGCCAACGAGCTAGCGGCGACCCCGGTCACGGGCACGTTCCAGGTCAACATCGCATCGGTTTCGCCGTTCCTCAACGCGGCGAATATAGCAGCGCTGCGTCAGCTGGACTCGGTAGTAGCAGCCGGCAACACCGTGGGCGACGGTGTCGTTCCGCTTTCGGTGTCACGTCGCGTGGTCGAGACCGGATCGCGCAATTCGCTCGACGAGCGTAACGCGTTCCGCATGCTCGTCGGCGTGAAGGGAGGTATCATCGAAGGCTTCAACTACGACGCCTATTACAGCTATGCCCGTACGCGGAACTCGAACGTCCAGTCCGGCAACATCTCGCGGTCGGCTTTCCAGGCCGGGCTCAACGGTACGGCATCCCCGATCAACATCTTCGGACCGAACACACTGACCCCGGCGATGGTCGATCAGATCACGATCCTCGCGCAGAACGGCGATACGTCCGTGCTGCAGGTCGCCAACGCATCGGTAACCGGCAGCCTGTTCAACTTCGGCTTCGGCGGCGACGACGTCAGCATCGCCGCGGGTGGCGAATATCGCAAGATGACGTCCGAGTTCATTCCCGACACCGCATTGTCGTCTGGCGACGTCATCGGCTTCAATGCCGGCGACCCGACTGCAGGCAGCTACAACGTGAAGGAACTGTTCGGCGAAATTCTCGTCCCGATCGCCGCGCGCACCGCAGGTATCTACAACCTGGAAATAAACGGTGCAGGACGCTATTCGGACTATTCGCTGTCTAATGTAGGCGGCGTCTGGACCTATGCAGGCGGCATCACCTACTCGCCAATCCGCGATATCAGCTTCCGCGGTCAGTATCAGCATGCAGTTCGTGCTCCTAACGTAGCCGAGCTGTTTGCAGGCGGGGCGGTGAACTTTCCGGGGGCGGTCGACCCTTGCGCAACGGCCGCTGCAGCATCCAACGGTACAACGAACGCTCTATGCGTCGCGACGGGCGTTCCGGCCGCACTGGTTGGTACGCCGGGCGTCCAGCTGAATACGCAGATCCAGAACCGGACTGGCGGCAACCCGAATCTGCAGGAGGAAACGTCTGACTCCTACACCGCGGGTATCGTGCTGCGGCCCAGCTTCCTGCCTGGCCTGTCGATGACGGCGGATTACTTCAACATCAAGGTCGAAAACACGGTCTCGACGCTTGGTGGTGGTTTGGCCAACTCGCTCGATCTTTGCTATAACGTCGTCCAGGACATCAACAGCCCCTATTGTCAGGCGTTCGTGGGCACCCGCAACGCACTCGGGCAGTTCGACGCGAGCAACCCACCGCTTATCGGCAATGCGAACGTGTCGACGCTGAAGGTCGAAGGTGTCGACGTTCAGGTCGATTACCAAACGCGCTTCCCGCTTTCACTGACGGGCAATGGAGACTCCAAGCTCTCCTTCTTCTTCCTCGGCACCTATACGCGGAAGAACGACCTCACGCCGGTTGCGGAGTTGCCGGACACGGTCAACGAGTGCGCCGGCAGGTTCGGTGTCCTGGCGTGTGGAAACCCGACGCCCAAGTACAAGTGGACGTCGCGCGTATCGTGGATGGACGGTGGCCTTACGACAAGCGTCCGTTGGCGGCACCTGTCGGCAGTACGTGACGATGACGATAGCACGGACTATTTCGTTGAGCGGATTCCCGCGTACAACCTGATCGATCTGAGCTTCTCGTTCGACATCACGGATCAGTACAACCTGTCGATGGGCGTCAACAACCTGTTCGACAAGAATCCGAGAATCCTCGGGTTCAACCAGCAGCAGGCCAACACCTACCCCAGCACTTACGATGTGCTTGGTCGTGACTTCTTTGTCTCGACCCGCTTCAAGTTCTGA
- a CDS encoding 2OG-Fe(II) oxygenase: MSSYRFSVNPALNATALADQFARDGRLHIADFLEAECAAALHSLLSKRTDWRYLVNSGDRTIELDRATRAAMSSAQRDALDNAVYASARRGFQFRYETIRVPDDEASRRASDDPLAAFASWLSSGEPRAFLRTVTGAGNIDFADAQATAYGPGDFLTGHDDAVDGRNRRAAYVLGLNPIWRTEWGGLLVFHSDGKGWLRALEPRFNTLNLFRVPQMHSVSEVTRAAAWRRYSITGWLRATGSKPDS; this comes from the coding sequence ATGTCATCTTATCGCTTTTCCGTGAACCCAGCACTCAATGCAACCGCGTTGGCGGATCAGTTCGCGCGTGATGGTCGATTGCACATAGCGGATTTTCTCGAAGCCGAATGCGCCGCAGCCCTCCACTCCCTGCTGAGCAAGCGGACGGACTGGCGCTACCTCGTAAATAGTGGTGATCGCACGATTGAATTGGACCGTGCCACGCGGGCCGCCATGTCCAGTGCCCAGCGCGATGCCTTGGACAATGCAGTCTACGCATCTGCCCGCAGGGGCTTTCAATTCCGGTATGAAACGATACGCGTTCCCGATGACGAGGCGTCACGTCGCGCCAGCGACGATCCACTCGCTGCGTTTGCCTCGTGGCTCTCATCGGGTGAGCCTCGCGCGTTCCTACGGACGGTCACGGGGGCCGGGAATATCGATTTCGCCGACGCCCAGGCCACGGCCTATGGGCCCGGGGATTTTCTCACCGGTCATGACGATGCCGTCGATGGGCGCAATCGTCGTGCCGCCTATGTGCTCGGTCTCAATCCCATCTGGCGAACCGAATGGGGTGGACTACTGGTTTTCCATTCGGACGGCAAAGGGTGGCTGCGGGCCCTGGAACCCCGGTTCAACACTCTGAATCTGTTCAGAGTACCACAAATGCATAGCGTGTCCGAAGTAACGCGTGCGGCGGCTTGGAGGCGATACTCAATAACAGGCTGGCTGCGCGCCACGGGTAGCAAGCCTGACTCGTAA
- a CDS encoding putative 2OG-Fe(II) oxygenase, giving the protein MMHGAASLRDRALAAARSGDDAVAVRLFAEAAVRYPRDAALLNSAGNFHARAARHDEALSCFDRAIAANADFGEAIVNRAITLAAMGKQREALSTLCAEEHRLRGLPRYWSARAGLEVALDDRVSASRSYEQCLSLAPTHALALHGRARMALDRGEDDMVERFDRALALAPGDALLWLGRANALDHVGRTAEARQIAEALVEQLPEWPDALELLAQLRWAAGERQDFCLHYAVAVRRFPHNALLYRSWCRMLAGVDRYHEAADAAGIGHRACPEDPELALREAVHRGEAGEDDVAEAIFARLTLDTDDRSMHEARHWLRREEPERAERLLAPIAEANGPVAAWALRDIAWRMLQDPRHAWLHQDTFVRLLPLELSDRDLHAAIAVLDRFHDTAAMPIGQSVRDGSQTRGGLFDRGEAEIARFHEAVVRTITRYRNALPPRDDGHPLLRYRDAPMRVAGSWSVRLMQGGFHTGHIHPEGVLSSACYLSMPEPESADPFAGGLELGRPPADLRLALPPVQIVKPELGFCALFPSTLYHGTRRFSTGKRMTVAFDVAPYR; this is encoded by the coding sequence ATGATGCACGGTGCCGCGAGCCTACGCGACCGCGCTCTGGCTGCGGCGCGGTCTGGAGACGATGCCGTTGCGGTCCGCCTCTTCGCCGAAGCAGCTGTGCGATATCCCCGCGATGCCGCCCTGCTGAACAGCGCGGGCAATTTTCATGCAAGAGCCGCACGTCACGACGAGGCCTTGTCATGTTTCGACAGGGCGATCGCCGCTAACGCCGATTTCGGCGAGGCCATCGTCAATCGGGCGATCACACTCGCGGCAATGGGTAAGCAACGCGAGGCGCTTTCAACACTCTGCGCCGAGGAACACCGATTACGGGGACTGCCACGCTATTGGTCAGCGCGTGCGGGTCTCGAGGTAGCGCTGGATGATCGTGTCTCAGCGTCGCGCAGCTACGAGCAATGCTTGTCGCTCGCGCCCACGCACGCATTGGCGCTGCATGGACGCGCACGGATGGCGCTCGACCGCGGCGAAGATGACATGGTGGAGCGTTTCGATCGCGCGCTTGCCCTGGCACCGGGTGATGCCCTGCTCTGGCTGGGACGCGCAAACGCGCTCGATCACGTGGGACGTACTGCGGAAGCGCGCCAGATAGCCGAAGCGCTCGTCGAGCAGCTTCCGGAATGGCCGGACGCACTCGAACTGTTGGCACAATTGCGTTGGGCGGCCGGAGAACGGCAGGACTTCTGCCTGCATTACGCAGTCGCTGTCCGTCGCTTTCCCCACAATGCTCTTCTGTATCGTTCGTGGTGCCGCATGCTAGCAGGCGTCGATCGCTATCATGAGGCTGCCGATGCAGCAGGGATCGGTCACCGGGCATGCCCCGAGGACCCCGAACTCGCGTTGCGCGAAGCCGTTCACCGGGGCGAAGCCGGTGAAGACGACGTCGCGGAAGCGATCTTCGCGCGCCTGACCCTGGACACTGACGATCGGTCTATGCACGAAGCGCGTCACTGGCTGCGGCGCGAGGAGCCGGAGCGCGCCGAACGCCTCCTCGCCCCGATAGCCGAGGCCAACGGCCCCGTCGCGGCGTGGGCGCTTCGCGATATCGCCTGGCGGATGCTCCAGGATCCGCGGCATGCTTGGCTTCACCAGGACACGTTTGTCCGTCTCCTGCCCCTCGAGCTGAGTGACCGTGATCTGCATGCAGCGATAGCCGTGCTTGATCGTTTTCACGACACCGCTGCCATGCCGATCGGCCAGTCGGTCCGCGACGGCAGCCAGACGCGCGGCGGACTGTTTGATCGCGGCGAAGCTGAGATCGCGCGGTTCCACGAGGCGGTTGTGCGAACGATCACACGATACCGGAATGCGCTTCCGCCTCGCGATGATGGGCATCCGCTACTGCGGTATCGCGATGCTCCCATGCGCGTCGCCGGTAGCTGGTCTGTCAGACTGATGCAGGGCGGGTTCCATACGGGCCATATCCATCCCGAAGGCGTTCTGTCTTCGGCATGCTATCTGTCAATGCCCGAACCGGAGAGCGCAGACCCTTTTGCCGGAGGATTGGAACTTGGCCGTCCGCCCGCCGATCTGCGGCTCGCGCTGCCACCTGTTCAGATCGTTAAACCCGAGCTGGGTTTCTGCGCATTGTTTCCGAGCACGCTGTACCACGGCACGCGTCGCTTTAGCACGGGCAAGCGCATGACAGTCGCGTTCGACGTCGCCCCCTACCGCTAA
- a CDS encoding AAA family ATPase, giving the protein MALLGIEIAIRGVALLKRFQLLRNVGQYASVSAGAQIPLSTLTLIYGENGRGKTTISSVLRSLGTGDPSHVLERHRLGAAHPPHIVLAFAGGVTAQFQNGVWSAPMPRFAIFDDAFIAANVCSGVEVEAGHRQNLHELILGAQGVTLNAALQGHVARIEEHNRALTLKANAIPAPARGSLSVDDFCALAADPDIEASITTAERNLAAARSADAIRQQASFAPITLPIFEADGIAALLARTLPDLEAEAAAQVRVQLRSLGQGGETWVSDGMTRIAGASAKREHEACPFCAQDLDGSPLIAHYRAFFSQAYDGLKLAITATGQGINTTHGGEVPAAFERAVRIAAQWRTFWNEFTDVPEVEVDTAAVLRAWTAAREAVLTLLRAKALSPLEAMTLAPETHALIQEYDARRAEVAALSAALQACNLPIAVVKEQAANADAGARAADIARLQAVGARHSNPVKDLCEDYLLEKAGKTATETLRAQARTALNNYRQNIFPAYEAAINTYLQRFNAGFRLASVSAQNTRGGSSCSYSVVINNVQVALTANAGPAFRNTLSAGDRNTLALAFFFASLDQDPQLAQKILVIDDPMTSLDEHRSITTVQEMRRMQARASQIIVLSHSKPFLCQLWEGATPAVRQALLIQRDTVGSTLAVWDVNQDCITEHDRRHAFVQQYLQAANPAAERRVAVALRHILEAFMRVAYPAAFPPGMLLGPYLGICQQRVGQQNQLLSQADIDELRALLVYVNRFHHDANAAYETEAINDQELTHFSERVLAFARRS; this is encoded by the coding sequence ATGGCATTGCTTGGCATCGAAATCGCGATCCGGGGGGTTGCTTTGCTCAAACGTTTTCAGTTACTTCGCAATGTCGGTCAGTACGCTTCAGTCAGTGCGGGCGCACAGATCCCGCTCTCGACGCTAACGCTGATTTATGGTGAGAACGGACGCGGCAAGACGACCATTTCGTCCGTGCTGCGCTCGCTCGGCACGGGCGATCCGAGCCATGTGCTGGAGCGTCACCGCCTTGGGGCAGCACACCCGCCGCACATCGTGCTGGCCTTTGCCGGGGGCGTCACTGCGCAGTTTCAGAATGGCGTTTGGTCGGCCCCTATGCCGCGTTTTGCCATCTTCGATGATGCCTTTATCGCCGCGAATGTCTGCTCGGGCGTCGAGGTCGAAGCGGGTCACCGCCAGAACCTGCACGAACTAATCCTTGGCGCGCAGGGCGTGACGCTCAATGCGGCGCTGCAGGGCCACGTGGCGCGCATCGAGGAGCACAACCGGGCGCTGACGCTGAAAGCAAACGCCATCCCGGCGCCTGCGCGCGGCAGCCTAAGCGTGGATGATTTCTGCGCTCTCGCTGCGGATCCCGACATCGAGGCTTCGATTACCACGGCCGAGCGCAACCTTGCGGCCGCACGCTCTGCAGATGCGATCCGCCAGCAGGCGAGCTTTGCGCCCATCACACTTCCCATCTTCGAAGCTGATGGCATCGCCGCGCTTCTGGCCCGGACACTGCCGGACCTCGAGGCCGAGGCCGCTGCACAGGTGCGGGTGCAGCTGCGCAGCCTGGGCCAGGGCGGCGAGACATGGGTGTCCGATGGGATGACCCGTATTGCTGGCGCGTCGGCAAAGCGGGAGCACGAGGCTTGCCCGTTCTGTGCGCAGGATTTGGATGGCTCCCCCCTCATTGCGCACTATCGCGCCTTTTTCAGCCAAGCCTACGACGGTCTGAAATTGGCGATCACGGCGACGGGCCAGGGTATCAACACGACCCATGGCGGCGAAGTGCCGGCCGCTTTCGAACGGGCCGTGCGCATAGCCGCACAGTGGCGTACTTTCTGGAATGAATTCACCGACGTTCCCGAAGTCGAGGTGGATACGGCTGCTGTCCTACGAGCTTGGACCGCTGCACGCGAGGCGGTCCTGACGTTGCTGCGCGCCAAGGCGTTATCGCCACTTGAAGCAATGACGCTGGCACCCGAAACCCATGCCCTCATTCAGGAATATGATGCCCGCCGTGCTGAGGTTGCGGCGCTGTCGGCCGCGCTGCAGGCGTGCAACCTGCCGATCGCCGTCGTGAAGGAACAGGCGGCAAACGCCGATGCCGGCGCGCGTGCGGCTGACATCGCCCGCCTGCAGGCCGTTGGCGCGCGCCATAGCAATCCAGTCAAGGACCTTTGCGAGGATTACCTTCTTGAGAAGGCGGGCAAGACCGCCACGGAAACCTTGCGCGCGCAGGCTCGGACGGCACTCAACAACTATCGCCAAAACATCTTTCCCGCCTATGAGGCGGCTATCAACACGTACCTGCAGCGCTTTAATGCCGGGTTCCGGCTGGCCTCTGTCAGCGCCCAGAACACCCGCGGCGGATCCTCATGCTCTTACAGCGTCGTCATCAACAATGTGCAGGTGGCGCTGACCGCGAATGCCGGTCCCGCCTTCCGCAACACCTTGAGCGCCGGCGACCGCAACACGCTTGCGCTCGCTTTCTTCTTCGCGTCGCTCGACCAGGATCCGCAGCTGGCGCAGAAGATCCTCGTCATCGACGATCCCATGACGAGCCTCGACGAGCACCGTTCCATAACCACCGTACAGGAGATGCGCCGCATGCAGGCGCGGGCCAGCCAGATCATCGTGCTTTCGCATTCCAAGCCCTTCCTGTGCCAGCTTTGGGAAGGCGCCACCCCGGCCGTCCGGCAAGCGCTGCTGATCCAGCGCGATACCGTGGGCTCGACGCTGGCGGTCTGGGACGTGAACCAGGACTGCATCACCGAACACGACAGACGCCACGCGTTCGTTCAGCAATACCTGCAGGCGGCGAATCCGGCAGCTGAGCGGCGGGTCGCGGTCGCGCTGCGCCATATCCTCGAAGCCTTCATGCGCGTCGCCTATCCGGCCGCATTCCCGCCCGGCATGCTACTTGGGCCGTACCTCGGGATTTGTCAGCAGCGGGTGGGCCAGCAAAACCAACTGCTAAGCCAAGCCGACATCGACGAACTACGCGCGCTGCTCGTCTACGTGAACCGCTTTCACCACGATGCCAACGCCGCCTACGAGACGGAAGCGATCAACGATCAGGAGCTAACGCATTTCAGCGAGCGCGTGCTCGCGTTCGCGCGCCGGAGCTAG
- a CDS encoding response regulator transcription factor produces MTSETDDDDVLLLETLRRHAMTVDRVQTADDLNVCVGMIDYDLIVIDLLMPDTDSLHIVKWLSNYRNLPGIMVRSSLEDDTDRIVVFELGADDFVSKSCNPREVTARIRAILRRRLSEKERHNSLVEGCSCQSSQGKLSFADWVLNSTNRQLASPSGELLKLSIVEYAILSRLFIDPDAVKDRASLVSTSGDGVDIRSTDVHVSRLRRKLALYGGQDLIQTVRGQGYRMVAPADAKRR; encoded by the coding sequence TTGACCAGCGAGACTGATGATGATGACGTCTTGCTTCTTGAGACGTTAAGACGCCATGCCATGACTGTTGACCGGGTACAAACCGCCGATGATCTGAACGTATGCGTTGGTATGATAGATTACGATCTAATAGTAATCGACCTTTTAATGCCCGACACTGATAGTTTGCATATTGTAAAGTGGTTAAGCAACTATCGGAACCTACCAGGGATCATGGTAAGATCTAGTCTGGAAGATGATACGGACAGGATAGTCGTGTTTGAGCTAGGCGCCGATGACTTTGTTTCAAAATCCTGCAATCCTCGAGAGGTGACGGCTCGGATCCGTGCCATACTTCGTCGCCGTTTGAGCGAAAAGGAACGTCATAATAGTCTGGTCGAAGGGTGTAGTTGCCAGTCCTCTCAGGGTAAGCTGAGTTTTGCGGATTGGGTGCTAAATTCCACAAATAGGCAGTTAGCCTCTCCTTCGGGGGAATTGCTGAAACTTTCAATTGTCGAGTATGCTATATTGAGTCGCTTGTTCATTGATCCAGATGCCGTCAAAGATCGCGCGAGCCTGGTCAGCACTTCTGGCGACGGCGTAGATATACGATCTACTGACGTCCATGTCAGCCGGCTGCGAAGGAAATTAGCCTTATACGGTGGGCAGGATTTGATCCAGACGGTTCGCGGGCAGGGATACAGAATGGTAGCCCCCGCCGATGCGAAGCGGAGGTGA
- a CDS encoding IS5 family transposase (programmed frameshift) has translation MSDLYWLTDEQMARLQPYFPKSHGKPRVDDRRVLSGIVFVNRNGLRWRDAPKDYGPHKTLYNRWKRWGERGVFLRMMEGLAAAEAVPKTVMIDATYLKAHRTASSLRVKKGNLGRLIGRTKGGMNTKLHAVSDADGRPLSFFMTAGQVSDYTGAAALLDDLPKAQWLLGDRGYDADWFRDALEAKGIQPCIPGRRSRNEPVRYDKRRYRRRSRIEIMFGRLKDWRRVATRYDRCPTVFFSAVALAATVIFWL, from the exons ATGAGCGACCTGTACTGGCTGACGGATGAGCAGATGGCGCGTCTGCAACCGTATTTTCCCAAGAGCCATGGCAAGCCTCGGGTTGATGATCGGCGGGTGCTCAGCGGTATCGTTTTCGTCAACCGCAACGGGCTACGCTGGCGTGATGCGCCGAAGGACTATGGGCCGCACAAGACGCTCTACAATCGCTGGAAGCGGTGGGGCGAGAGGGGTGTGTTCTTGCGCATGATGGAGGGGCTCGCGGCAGCAGAAGCCGTACCGAAAACGGTCATGATCGACGCGACCTACCTGAAGGCACACCGCACGGCATCGAGTCTGCGGGTAAAAAAGGGGA ATCTCGGCCGCCTGATCGGCCGCACGAAAGGCGGCATGAACACCAAACTGCACGCCGTCAGCGATGCGGATGGGCGGCCCTTGAGCTTCTTCATGACCGCCGGGCAGGTCAGCGACTACACCGGCGCGGCAGCCTTGCTCGACGATCTGCCGAAAGCACAGTGGCTGCTTGGCGACCGTGGTTATGACGCCGATTGGTTCAGGGACGCCCTGGAAGCCAAGGGCATCCAGCCCTGCATCCCGGGCCGCAGATCGCGGAACGAGCCGGTCAGATACGACAAGCGCCGCTACCGGCGCCGCAGCCGCATCGAGATCATGTTCGGCCGTCTGAAGGATTGGCGCCGCGTCGCCACTCGCTACGACCGCTGCCCAACCGTCTTCTTCTCTGCCGTCGCGCTCGCGGCCACCGTCATCTTCTGGCTATGA